ACTCCTATATTCACTTTTGACTTATTTCACCATAAATGTTGTCTTAATCTCTCCTATCCCTATCATCCCTTCGATCATCATCTCTTCTTTCATCTCTACGATCTCCGTCCCTTCGGCCGCCATAGTTTCTGCGGTTTCTACGGTTTAATAATAATATTAGAGAGCCAATTAAACCACCTATTGCGCCTGCGACTATTACCAGTATTAATTCTGGTGCTGAGTTTAATGGGACATAAGTTGATAATTGTGAAGAGAATGCAGCTATCTGACCTTTGAATAAACTTAGTATCCATAAGATTATTGCACCTGCAACTCCCATAAGTGCTCCGTTGATCACACCATCAATAATGTCACCATATGATATGTATCCAACGATTATACCTGCGAGTAGAAAACCAAATATTGCAACTGGCAATCCAATAACTGATCCTACACCCAAAATTGATAAAACTACA
The sequence above is a segment of the Methanobacterium spitsbergense genome. Coding sequences within it:
- a CDS encoding DUF5518 domain-containing protein; the encoded protein is MVSVGAIVEGFILAIIITVVLSILGVGSVIGLPVAIFGFLLAGIIVGYISYGDIIDGVINGALMGVAGAIILWILSLFKGQIAAFSSQLSTYVPLNSAPELILVIVAGAIGGLIGSLILLLNRRNRRNYGGRRDGDRRDERRDDDRRDDRDRRD